In a genomic window of Gemmatimonadaceae bacterium:
- a CDS encoding efflux RND transporter periplasmic adaptor subunit has product MRSIVKYFRSAPRPTAATPDGSPHAGRTRPPSDAWHRVRQGAGVLFVVAALVVALRSTVMRPPVVTVATVTRGDVVAEIEGTGTVTADVLADVSSKITGRVEQVFVNEGDRVRRGQVIAALDQADLRWQVQAARATLAGAREAAEERQREWAREQTLVASGAVSTEDWQQYRERNAVAQSALHAAEADLGSAAYRLTLTRIPSLVSGVVTQRWVVPGASVVPGQPLFTVADTSVIYVSAYIDQDFTGKIRKGESASVLLRGRERAPLSGYVLRMRPRADAATEETVAEVAVSLPLEEFQLGQWANVYLQVGKATNALVIPRAALMAMGDRVLVFALDGRNTVHQVPVTVIASSPRASGVAVTGNLRTGERVVLMPMGLRDGQTVRAARADTGHAAMTVR; this is encoded by the coding sequence ATGAGATCGATCGTGAAGTATTTCCGTTCCGCGCCGCGCCCGACGGCGGCGACACCAGATGGGTCACCGCACGCGGGCCGCACCAGGCCGCCGTCAGACGCATGGCACCGTGTACGGCAGGGTGCCGGTGTCCTGTTCGTCGTGGCCGCGCTGGTCGTGGCCCTGCGATCGACGGTGATGCGGCCGCCGGTGGTTACCGTGGCGACCGTGACACGCGGGGACGTCGTGGCCGAGATCGAGGGGACTGGCACGGTAACGGCGGACGTTCTGGCGGATGTCAGTTCAAAGATCACCGGTCGGGTCGAGCAGGTCTTCGTCAACGAGGGCGATCGCGTACGGCGAGGCCAGGTCATCGCCGCCCTCGATCAGGCGGATCTCCGGTGGCAGGTCCAGGCCGCGCGCGCGACGCTGGCCGGAGCCCGGGAAGCGGCCGAGGAGCGCCAACGGGAATGGGCCCGCGAACAGACCTTGGTCGCCTCCGGGGCCGTGAGCACGGAAGATTGGCAACAATACCGCGAACGCAACGCCGTGGCGCAGAGCGCGCTGCACGCGGCCGAAGCGGACCTCGGATCTGCGGCGTACCGGCTGACTCTCACGCGAATCCCCTCGCTGGTCAGCGGGGTTGTGACCCAGCGATGGGTCGTGCCGGGCGCTTCGGTGGTGCCCGGCCAGCCGCTGTTTACCGTGGCCGACACCAGTGTGATCTACGTGAGCGCCTACATCGATCAGGACTTCACGGGGAAGATTCGCAAAGGCGAATCGGCGTCGGTCCTGCTTCGCGGCCGGGAGCGGGCCCCGTTGTCGGGATACGTCCTGCGCATGCGTCCGCGCGCGGACGCGGCCACGGAGGAGACCGTGGCGGAAGTCGCAGTTTCGCTTCCGCTCGAAGAATTCCAACTCGGGCAGTGGGCCAACGTCTACCTCCAGGTCGGGAAGGCGACCAATGCGCTGGTCATTCCCAGGGCCGCGCTCATGGCGATGGGCGACCGCGTCCTCGTGTTCGCGCTCGACGGACGAAACACGGTTCATCAGGTGCCGGTGACGGTCATCGCGAGCAGTCCGCGCGCCTCGGGGGTCGCGGTCACGGGGAATCTCCGCACGGGCGAGCGCGTCGTGCTGATGCCCATGGGCTTGCGCGACGGTCAGACGGTTCGTGCCGCCCGCGCGGACACGGGTCACGCGGCGATGACCGTGCGATGA
- a CDS encoding haloacid dehalogenase type II, which yields MTQLTGIRACVFDAYGTVFDFASAAAHCPDIPDDRRAALNALWRDKQLQYTWLRALQGRYVDFWQVTGDALDYTLDSLGLNTPNLHDRLMDLYRTLPAFPEVAGVLRALHQAGFTTAILSNGSPAMLAAAVAGAGLTGLFDAVLSADAVRVYKTHPKVYRYAVGTLGVPAGSIAFQSSNAWDAHAASDFGMRVVWCNCYGQRPERLPGSPDREIRTLAELPGLLAPIA from the coding sequence ATGACCCAACTCACTGGCATCCGCGCCTGCGTATTCGACGCCTACGGCACCGTGTTCGACTTCGCGTCGGCCGCCGCGCACTGCCCGGATATCCCCGACGACCGGCGCGCCGCATTGAACGCGCTCTGGCGCGACAAGCAGCTCCAATACACCTGGCTCCGCGCGCTCCAGGGGCGTTACGTGGATTTCTGGCAGGTGACCGGCGACGCCCTGGACTACACCCTGGACAGCCTCGGGTTGAACACGCCGAATCTGCACGACCGGTTGATGGATCTCTATCGTACGCTGCCCGCCTTTCCCGAAGTGGCCGGCGTGCTTCGCGCACTGCACCAGGCCGGGTTCACCACCGCCATTCTCTCCAATGGATCGCCGGCGATGTTGGCGGCTGCTGTGGCCGGTGCGGGTCTCACCGGCCTGTTCGACGCGGTGCTCTCCGCCGATGCCGTCCGCGTCTACAAGACACATCCGAAAGTCTATCGGTACGCCGTTGGCACGCTCGGGGTGCCGGCCGGGTCAATCGCGTTCCAGTCGTCCAACGCCTGGGACGCGCACGCGGCCTCGGATTTCGGCATGCGGGTCGTGTGGTGCAATTGTTACGGCCAGCGTCCTGAGCGGTTGCCGGGGTCGCCGGACCGCGAGATCCGAACGCTTGCCGAGTTGCCGGGGCTGCTCGCGCCGATTGCGTGA
- a CDS encoding amylo-alpha-1,6-glucosidase, translating to MAPTPLSIRFGRDACGTLERAERLEWLVTNGIGGYASGSVAGVRTRRYHGLLVAALDPPGERTALAAEVHETVGAGEDETPLHASRWRDGTVNPRGFEHTEAFWLEGGVPVWRFCVGDVCLEKRVAMARGRNATVVAYRLVRGSGPVRLAVKVLALHRNFHGNTRAGALPMDVTDAGDGITVTPYPGGRPLYVRSASMALAPDHGWYDGFLFDRERERGLDALDDALHVATATVELQPGAEAALVLAAEPGDIDPAGVFAEVERHEADVVAQYDARQGTRADAVGARLALAADQFIVQRGVDGHQGWGVIAGYHWFGEWGRDTMIALPGLALVTGRSDVARHVLLTYAAFVDRGMLPNRFPDAGGPPEYNTVDATLWYLEAIRAYTEATGDLDVARELWPVLEGIIAAHEQGTRYGIGVDVRDGLLRSGEDGVQLTWMDAKLGDWVVTPRQGKCVEINALWYNGLAAMSELAGRLGGDVAPWRARAERARAGMRRFWNAELGHLVDVLDGPSGDDGSLRPNQIFAVSLPFSAFDAGQQRAVVDACARNLVTSHGLRSLAPSHADYRPQYDGDVASRDGAYHQGTVWAWLLGPFALAHYRVYHEAETARAFLDPLVDHLHADGLGSIAEIFDGAPPHRPRGCIAQAWSVAETLRAWTALRDDAPR from the coding sequence ATGGCGCCGACGCCGCTGAGCATCCGGTTCGGCCGCGACGCGTGCGGCACGCTCGAGCGCGCCGAGCGCCTCGAATGGCTGGTCACCAATGGCATCGGCGGCTACGCGTCGGGATCGGTCGCGGGCGTTCGCACACGCCGCTACCACGGGCTGCTGGTGGCTGCGCTCGACCCGCCCGGGGAGCGCACGGCTCTCGCGGCCGAGGTCCATGAGACCGTGGGTGCGGGCGAGGACGAGACGCCGCTGCACGCATCGCGCTGGCGGGACGGAACCGTGAACCCGCGCGGCTTCGAGCATACCGAGGCGTTCTGGCTCGAGGGTGGCGTCCCGGTGTGGCGCTTCTGCGTCGGCGACGTGTGTCTGGAGAAGCGCGTGGCGATGGCACGGGGAAGGAACGCGACGGTGGTGGCCTATCGCCTCGTGCGCGGCTCGGGCCCCGTGCGACTGGCCGTCAAGGTGCTGGCGCTCCATCGGAACTTTCACGGCAACACGCGGGCCGGCGCATTGCCAATGGACGTGACGGACGCCGGCGACGGCATCACGGTCACGCCATACCCCGGCGGCCGGCCGCTGTACGTGCGGAGTGCCTCCATGGCGCTCGCGCCGGACCACGGGTGGTACGACGGCTTCCTGTTCGACCGCGAACGCGAGCGCGGACTGGACGCCCTCGACGATGCACTGCACGTCGCGACCGCGACCGTTGAGCTGCAGCCCGGGGCGGAGGCCGCACTCGTCCTCGCCGCCGAGCCCGGCGACATCGATCCAGCCGGCGTGTTCGCCGAGGTCGAGCGCCACGAAGCGGACGTGGTAGCGCAGTATGACGCACGGCAGGGAACACGCGCCGACGCGGTAGGTGCCCGGCTCGCCCTCGCAGCCGATCAATTCATCGTGCAACGGGGCGTCGATGGTCACCAGGGGTGGGGCGTCATCGCGGGATACCATTGGTTCGGCGAGTGGGGCCGCGACACGATGATCGCGCTCCCCGGTCTCGCGCTCGTCACCGGCCGGTCCGACGTGGCACGGCATGTCCTGCTCACGTATGCGGCCTTCGTGGATCGTGGCATGCTCCCCAACCGGTTTCCCGACGCCGGGGGGCCGCCCGAGTACAACACCGTGGACGCCACGCTCTGGTACCTTGAAGCGATCCGCGCCTATACGGAAGCCACGGGCGACCTGGACGTCGCGCGCGAACTGTGGCCTGTCCTGGAGGGGATCATCGCCGCGCACGAGCAGGGCACGCGCTACGGGATCGGCGTGGATGTGCGGGACGGCCTGCTCCGATCCGGGGAAGACGGTGTGCAGCTGACGTGGATGGACGCCAAGCTCGGCGATTGGGTCGTCACGCCGCGACAGGGCAAATGCGTCGAGATCAATGCGCTCTGGTACAACGGGCTGGCCGCGATGTCCGAACTGGCCGGCCGGTTGGGTGGCGATGTCGCCCCCTGGCGTGCGCGCGCCGAACGCGCACGGGCGGGCATGCGGCGATTCTGGAATGCGGAACTGGGACATCTGGTCGATGTGCTCGATGGCCCGTCGGGAGACGACGGGAGCCTGCGGCCGAACCAGATCTTCGCCGTCTCCCTGCCCTTCAGCGCCTTCGATGCCGGGCAGCAGCGCGCGGTGGTCGATGCGTGCGCCCGGAATCTCGTGACGTCGCACGGCCTCCGCAGTCTGGCGCCGAGCCACGCGGACTACCGGCCGCAGTATGACGGCGATGTCGCGTCGCGCGACGGCGCGTACCACCAGGGCACCGTGTGGGCATGGCTGCTCGGGCCTTTCGCCCTCGCGCACTACCGCGTGTACCACGAGGCCGAGACGGCCCGCGCATTTCTCGATCCGCTCGTGGATCACCTGCACGCCGACGGGCTCGGCTCGATCGCGGAGATCTTCGACGGCGCCCCGCCCCACCGTCCGCGCGGGTGCATTGCGCAGGCGTGGTCGGTGGCAGAAACCCTGCGCGCGTGGACGGCGCTCCGCGATGACGCGCCCCGCTGA
- a CDS encoding NAD(P)H-hydrate epimerase, translating to MSDQAAAELPWLTVTQMIEVDRAMVEDYGIVLLQMMELAGRHLAHLARARFLGDTPGRRRVVVLAGPGGNGGGALVCARRLAGWGMDVSVFVTAAADRFSEVPRHQLDIVARLGLDVHDTDDPLPEPPDLVIDGIIGYSLRGAPRGRTAELIRWANRGTAPVLALDVPSGLDATTGAPTDPCVRATATMTLALPKQGLGAERATGPVGQLYLADIGVPPELYARPPLGVRIPDVFAGSDVVRLR from the coding sequence ATGTCCGACCAGGCCGCCGCCGAGCTGCCATGGCTCACCGTGACGCAGATGATCGAGGTGGATCGCGCCATGGTCGAGGACTATGGGATCGTCCTGCTGCAGATGATGGAGCTGGCGGGGCGGCACCTGGCGCACCTGGCCCGCGCGCGTTTCCTCGGCGATACGCCGGGCAGACGCCGGGTGGTCGTGCTCGCGGGGCCCGGCGGAAACGGCGGCGGCGCGCTGGTCTGCGCCCGGCGACTGGCCGGATGGGGCATGGATGTGTCGGTATTCGTGACCGCAGCGGCAGATCGTTTCTCCGAAGTGCCACGCCACCAGCTCGACATCGTCGCCCGACTGGGACTCGACGTGCACGACACCGACGATCCCTTGCCCGAACCACCTGACCTGGTCATCGATGGCATCATCGGCTACAGCCTGCGGGGTGCGCCTCGCGGACGCACCGCAGAGTTGATTCGCTGGGCCAACCGCGGCACCGCCCCCGTGCTGGCACTCGACGTCCCCTCTGGGCTGGATGCCACGACTGGCGCACCGACGGACCCATGCGTGCGCGCCACGGCGACGATGACCCTGGCCCTGCCCAAACAGGGGCTGGGCGCCGAACGCGCCACCGGGCCCGTAGGCCAACTGTATCTCGCCGATATCGGCGTCCCACCCGAGCTGTACGCGCGGCCACCACTCGGCGTACGGATTCCCGACGTCTTCGCGGGCAGCGACGTCGTGCGGTTGCGGTGA
- a CDS encoding efflux transporter outer membrane subunit, translating into MRTRSIQFRRRGNRNVVARGVLATLLAGCAAGPNFVPPAQPVGAAYTPRTTARQLAAGDSEPSQRLVVNQAIPATWWTLFRSPALDSLVQSAIASSPTTEAARARLAEAQEGVIEERGALYPQIDAGALAERQKGPPFALGLLRPRPVPTFNLYAVGPTASYAPDVFGLTARRVEEKRALAETQAYQFVAAQLAVTGNAVTAALTIASIRLQIDALEDLTADDERNRALVRQRLSAGRAARTDELMAAAQLANDRLPLPPFRQQVAVAENALAVLVGRSPGEWTPPAFTLADFTLPAELPVSLPSALVHQRPDILAAEAELHASSAAIGIATGRLYPTITLSGSLEPAALATGALFDGSSVLWNLAAGITTPIFHGGVLAAQKRAAIDGFHASLATYQQTVLEAFGQVANILRALSHDADLLAAERQALDASRAALALQRLRYAAGKINMLELLAADRSYQQARLGYARAEGQRFLDSAQLVVALGGGWWDDPSLCGDCRARSDSAGKGASASPFPSLHP; encoded by the coding sequence ATGAGGACGCGTTCAATCCAATTCCGACGTCGTGGCAATCGCAATGTCGTCGCCCGAGGGGTGCTCGCGACTCTCCTGGCCGGGTGCGCGGCCGGGCCGAATTTCGTTCCGCCGGCACAACCGGTGGGTGCCGCGTACACTCCGAGGACAACGGCGCGGCAGTTGGCGGCCGGCGACAGCGAACCCTCCCAGCGTCTCGTCGTCAATCAAGCGATTCCGGCTACGTGGTGGACCCTATTCCGATCGCCGGCGTTGGACAGTCTGGTGCAGAGCGCCATTGCGAGCAGTCCGACCACCGAGGCAGCCAGAGCACGGCTCGCCGAAGCGCAAGAGGGGGTGATCGAAGAGCGAGGCGCCTTGTACCCTCAAATCGACGCCGGCGCCCTGGCCGAGCGACAAAAGGGACCTCCATTCGCCCTCGGGCTCCTGCGGCCACGGCCGGTTCCCACCTTCAATCTCTACGCCGTGGGCCCGACCGCGAGCTACGCGCCCGATGTGTTCGGCCTCACGGCACGCCGCGTGGAAGAGAAGCGCGCGTTGGCTGAGACGCAGGCCTACCAGTTCGTCGCGGCGCAACTTGCCGTCACCGGCAATGCGGTGACGGCGGCGCTGACGATCGCGTCGATTCGCCTTCAGATCGATGCGCTCGAGGACCTGACGGCCGACGACGAACGGAACCGCGCGCTTGTGCGGCAACGCCTATCGGCCGGCCGCGCCGCTCGCACCGACGAACTGATGGCCGCGGCCCAGTTGGCGAACGACCGCTTGCCATTGCCGCCGTTCCGGCAGCAGGTGGCTGTTGCCGAGAACGCCCTCGCCGTTCTGGTCGGCAGGTCCCCTGGGGAATGGACGCCGCCCGCCTTCACGCTGGCCGATTTCACTTTGCCGGCCGAGCTGCCGGTAAGTCTGCCGTCAGCCCTCGTCCACCAGCGGCCCGACATCCTGGCGGCGGAGGCAGAGCTTCACGCGAGCAGTGCCGCGATAGGCATCGCCACCGGACGGTTGTACCCCACGATCACCCTGTCCGGATCGCTCGAGCCCGCGGCGCTGGCCACAGGGGCGCTGTTCGACGGGTCGAGCGTGCTGTGGAATCTGGCCGCAGGCATCACGACGCCGATCTTCCACGGGGGCGTACTGGCGGCGCAGAAACGGGCCGCGATCGACGGATTTCACGCGTCGCTGGCCACGTATCAGCAGACCGTATTGGAGGCCTTCGGCCAGGTCGCGAACATTCTGCGCGCCCTCAGCCACGATGCCGACCTGCTAGCGGCCGAGCGACAGGCACTCGACGCCTCGCGCGCCGCGCTCGCGCTGCAACGCCTCCGCTACGCGGCGGGCAAGATCAACATGCTCGAGCTACTCGCTGCCGATCGCAGCTATCAGCAAGCACGTCTTGGGTACGCTCGGGCGGAGGGTCAACGCTTTCTGGACAGCGCGCAACTGGTCGTGGCCCTCGGGGGCGGATGGTGGGATGATCCGTCCCTGTGTGGGGATTGCCGCGCACGGTCCGACTCTGCGGGCAAAGGCGCCTCCGCGAGTCCGTTCCCTTCCCTGCACCCGTAG